Proteins encoded by one window of Bacillus rossius redtenbacheri isolate Brsri chromosome 14, Brsri_v3, whole genome shotgun sequence:
- the LOC134538680 gene encoding uncharacterized protein LOC134538680, translated as MFNCWLSLLRNCSSNFKVYGSHIASVRQHHRCGLSVIRNPRNIQCLQLEQAKLVNKLIPLVKCTSGIEFPRVPVSNKIDISDVLGICKSGVYLPTVGNEVEKIDRIPPDVYVEDPDVGTAPAKQAARLVVIRRRKMKKHKLRKLRKRMKFEWAKVRQRREFKKEKVFQAELIAQIKEAEKFDAASYVAERLEKATTVPGKKRTHVYRLSD; from the exons atgtttaattgtTGGCTAAGTTTGTTGAGGAATTGTTCATCAA ATTTCAAGGTGTATGGGTCCCATATTGCTTCAGTTCGTCAACATCACAGATGTGGACTCAGTGTCATAAGAAATCCTAGAAATATCCAATGCCTTCAGTTGGAACAAGCAAAGCTGGTTAACAAGTTGATACCACTTGTTAAATGCACAAGTGGAATTGAATTTCCACGTGTGCCAGTCAGTAACAAGATCGATATATCAGACGTTTTAGGTATCTGTAAGTCGGGTGTGTATCTTCCCACTGTTGGCAACGAAGTGGAGAAAATTGACAGAATCCCTCCCGATGTTTACGTGGAGGATCCAGACGTGGGGACAGCCCCCGCGAAGCAGGCGGCTCGACTGGTCGTGATCCGGCGCCGGAAGATGAAGAAGCACAAGCTCAGGAAGCTGCGCAAGCGCATGAAGTTCGAGTGGGCCAAAGTGCGGCAGCGCAGGGAGTTCAAGAAGGAGAAGGTGTTCCAGGCAGAGCTGATCGCCCAGATTAAAGAGGCGGAGAAGTTCGACGCGGCGAGCTACGTGGCAGAGAGGCTGGAGAAGGCGACCACCGTCCCGGGGAAGAAGAGGACGCATGTGTACAGACTATCCGACTGA